One genomic segment of Anticarsia gemmatalis isolate Benzon Research Colony breed Stoneville strain chromosome Z, ilAntGemm2 primary, whole genome shotgun sequence includes these proteins:
- the kdn gene encoding citrate synthase: protein MALFRITSTRLAEVQKACPAASILLRNLSAESTNLKSILQEKIPKEQEKIREFRKKHGGTKVGEVTVDMMYSGMRGIKGLVWETSVLDPDEGIRFRGLSIPECQQQLPKAKGGAEPLPEGLFWLLVTGEIPTDAQVKAISKEWAQRAELPAHVVTMLNNMPSKLHPMSQFSAAVTALNSESTFARAYSEGVHKSKYWEYVYEDSMNLIAKLPVIAATIYRNTFRDGKGIGAIDDNKDWSANYCTMLGFDDPQFTELMRLYLTIHSDHEGGNVSAHTSHLVGSALSDPYLSFAAGLNGLAGPLHGLANQEVLIWLEKLRKQVGDNFTEEGLKEFIWKTLKSGQVVPGYGHAVLRKTDPRYTCQREFALKHLPNDPLFKLVAAVYKVVPPILTELGKVKNPWPNVDSHSGVLLQYYGLKEMNYYTVMFGVSRALGVLAQMIWSRALGLPIERPKSLSTELLIKQLGK from the exons AAAGCATGCCCGGCGGCATCGATTCTGCTGAGAAACCTGAGTGCGGAGTCAACCAACCTCAAAAGTATTCTTCAAGAGAAGATTCCCAAAGAGCAGGAGAAGATCAGGGAGTTCCGCAAGAAACATGGCGGCACCAAAGTTGGAGAGGTCACCGTTGATATG ATGTACAGTGGAATGCGTGGTATCAAAGGTTTGGTTTGGGAGACATCCGTATTGGACCCCGATGAGGGTATCCGTTTCCGTGGTCTGTCCATCCCTGAATGCCAGCAGCAGCTGCCCAAGGCCAAGGGTGGCGCTGAACCTCTCCCAGAAGGACTTTTCTGGCTTCTCGTGACTGGAGAAATCCCCACCGACGCTCAAGTTAAAGCCATCTCCAAGGAGTGGGCGCAGAG AGCTGAGCTGCCCGCGCACGTCGTCACCATGTTGAACAACATGCCGAGCAAGCTTCACCCCATGTCTCAATTCTCGGCCGCCGTCACCGCCCTCAACAGCGAATCTACTTTCGCCAGGGCTTACTCTGAGGGTGTGCACAAATCCAAGTACTGGGAG TACGTTTATGAGGACTCAATGAACTTGATTGCCAAACTGCCCGTGATCGCTGCCACTATCTACCGCAACACATTCCGCGACGGCAAGGGCATCGGCGCCATTGATGACAATAAGGATTGGTCAGCTAACTACTGCACCATGCTCGGTTTCGACGACCCGCAATTCACAGAACTGATGCGTCTATACCTCACCATCCACAG TGACCACGAGGGTGGCAACGTATCTGCTCACACCTCACACTTGGTCGGATCAGCCCTCAGCGACCCCTACCTCTCGTTCGCCGCTGGACTCAACGGTCTGGCTGGACCCCTTCACGGTCTTGCCAACCAGGAG GTACTCATCTGGTTGGAGAAACTACGCAAGCAGGTTGGCGATAACTTTACCGAGGAGGGTCTCAAAGAATTCATCTGGAAGACGCTCAAGTCTGGCCAGGTCGTGCCCGGCTACGGACACGCTGTCCTCAGGAAGACTGACCCCAG GTACACGTGCCAGCGCGAATTTGCCCTGAAGCATTTGCCCAACGACCCTCTGTTCAAGCTGGTCGCAGCTGTATACAAAGTAGTGCCCCCGATCCTAACTGAGCTCGGCAAGGTCAAGAACCCGTGGCCCAATGTGGACTCTCACTCTGGTGTCCTCTTACAG TATTATGGACTGAAGGAGATGAACTACTACACGGTCATGTTCGGAGTGTCCCGCGCCCTCGGAGTGCTCGCTCAAATGATCTGGTCCCGCGCCCTCGGCCTCCCCATCGAGCGACCAAAGTCTCTCAGCACTGAACTGCTGATCAAGCAGCTGGGCAAGTAA
- the LOC142986482 gene encoding uncharacterized protein LOC142986482 — MYTVHEGEIVFKEKYGSSFKNRLYVKPPEQTNIVIHEEDRVGDVVSLLKQIFLPQGYPDSVSKDYTSYQIWDTAQAFCSTITGTLATQEVLRGVGVGDTHATPFAATIVWVLKDACGHIGRILFAYSHGTYLDAYSKKWRLYADTLNDAAMCMELALPLFKNFTTPVLCISTVMKSIVGVAGGATRAAMTQHHAIRGNMADVAAKDSAQETAVNFVASIAALVVIGVFGNSVILFTLMMVLHIIFNYFAVRAVCLRVLNEPRFLQVIDGYLKEEVISTPCEINKNEPIVFYQMGSNLLDLKLCGFKILIGHSMKRVLKNQKAIYVKGVQEVYECRDYILFPDVSNRVLYVVLRDSVIVTDILCAYFHAVLLAIVTCAINDFSLAVYKHSKSVTRPFPQVCKMIEQADWSREPVEDVNSVFKYNPSIELMIYLDKIVQKEWMRIKTGLIQIGWDLSKHLLVVDEWRLCAAKIVTRSISVDDVMMLRDSADPVPRMPSRIIMFEDVKDILPSHIVEEKDTYTIEPESAEKSDQVQMDEYQFDLYQTEPTRSDQTQTNKYRPDQFETNKTRADQLKANKSQADRLQTNQPRIDILQTNKSASDQLQTNKSQSGQLQTNKSQADQLQSDKLQTDQPQADQLQTNKLQSDQLIINQSQADQRQTNKLQADQLITNQSQSDQPQADQPQTNQLQPDQPLSNQSQSDQPQTDKSQADQLQTNKLHPDQLLTNQPQSDQPQTGNAQIDQLQTNQSQVAQPQTSHSQSDQPQNHQSKQDNIPQIADTEKDSEIQQSQSADKDLLTSNAEK; from the exons ATGTACACGGTTCACGAGGGCGagattgtttttaaagaaaaatatggcTCATCATTTAAAAATCGCTTATACGTTAAACCTCCAG aacaaacaaatattgtaatacatgAAGAAGACAGAGTTGGAGATGTAGTAAGCTTGTTGAAACAGATATTCTTACCACAAGGATATCCTGACAGTGTCAGTAAAGATTATACAAGCTACCAAATATGGGATACCGCTCAAGCTTTCTGTAGTACTATTACAG GTACATTGGCAACTCAAGAAGTATTAAGAGGTGTAGGAGTAGGAGATACCCATGCTACACCATTTGCAGCTACAATAGTATGGGTCCTGAAGGATGCTTGCGGACATATCGGCAGAATCTTATTTGCATACTCTCATGG AACTTACTTAGATGCATACAGTAAAAAGTGGAGGTTGTATGCGGACACTCTGAATGACGCAGCTATGTGTATGGAACTGGCCTTACCACTGTTTAAGAATTTTACTACTCCAGTGCTATGCATCAGCACTGTGATGAAATCTATAGTTGGAGTCGCAG GTGGTGCAACAAGGGCAGCTATGACGCAGCACCATGCAATTAGAGGGAATATGGCAGACGTGGCTGCTAAAGACTCAGCACAAGAGACAGCTGTGAATTTCGTTGCTTCAATCGCAGCACTAGTTGTCATTGGTGTTTTTGG gaaCTCTGTGATATTATTCACATTGATGATGGtacttcatattatatttaattattttgctgtGCGAGCAGTTTGTCTAAGAGTTTTGAATGAGCCAAGATTTTTACAAGTGATTGATGGCTATCTAAAGGAAGAAGTAATCTCTACTCCTTGTGAAATCAATAAGAATGAACCCATTGTGTTTTACCAGATGGGATCAAATCTATTAG ACCTAAAACTATGTGGTTTCAAAATACTAATAGGACACTCTATGAAACGAGTACTGAAGAATCAAAAAGCGATCTATGTCAAAGGTGTTCAAGAAGTGTATGAATGCCGGGACTACATTCTGTTTCCTGATGTATCTAACAGAGTGTTATATGTTGTACTGAGGGATTCAGTAATCGTCACTGACATCTTATGTGCCTACTTCCATGCTGTCTTACTTGCGATTGTGACTTGTGCCATAAACGATTTCTCTCTG GCAGTTTACAAGCATTCCAAAAGCGTGACGCGACCCTTCCCTCAAGTTTGTAAGATGATAGAACAAGCTGATTGGAGCCGAGAACCAGTTGAGGATGTTAATTCTGTATTCAAATATAATCCATCCATTGAACTTATGATATATCttgataaaattgtacaaaaggAATGGATGAGGATCAAAACAGGATTGATACAAATTG GATGGGATCTAAGCAAGCACCTTTTAGTGGTTGATGAATGGAGACTATGTGCAGCTAAAATTGTCACTCGTTCTATATCTGTGGATGATGTCATGATGTTACGTGACTCAGCAGACCCTGTGCCTAGGATGCCTTCCCGTATCATCATGTTCGAAGATGTTAAAGACATCCTACCTTCTCATATTGTAGAAGAAAAAGATACTTACACCATTGAACCGGAGAGTGCGGAAAAGTCTGATCAGGTTCAGATGGATGAATACCAGTTTGATCTATACCAGACTGAGCCAACTCGTAGTGATCAAACTCAAACTAATAAATATCGGCCTGATCAATTCGAAACTAATAAAACCCGGGCTGATCAACTAAAGGCTAATAAATCTCAAGCTGATCGACTACAAACTAATCAACCACGGATTGATATACTTCAGACTAATAAGTCCGCGTCTGATCAACTTCAGACTAATAAGTCCCAGTCTGGTCAACTTCAGACTAATAAATCTCAAGCTGATCAACTACAATCTGATAAACTTCAGACTGATCAACCTCAAGCTGATCAACTACAGACTAATAAACTTCAGTCTGATCAACTAATCATTAATCAATCTCAAGCTGATCAACGACAGACTAATAAACTTCAGGCCGATCAACTAATCACTAATCAATCCCAGTCTGATCAACCACAGGCTGATCAACCACAGACTAATCAACTTCAGCCTGATCAACCACTGTCTAATCAATCCCAGTCTGATCAACCGCAGACTGATAAATCTCAAGCTGATCAACTTCAGACTAATAAACTTCATCCTGATCAACTTCTGACTAATCAACCCCAGTCTGATCAACCACAGACTGGTAATGCTCAGATTGATCAACTTCAGACTAATCAATCTCAAGTTGCTCAACCGCAGACTAGTCATTCTCAGTCCGATCAACCACAGAATCATCAATCAAAACAGGATAATATACCTCAAATCGCAGATACTGAAAAAGATTCAGAAATTCAACAATCACAGTCTGCAGATAAAGATTTACTTACTTCAAATGCGGAAAAATGA
- the LOC142986381 gene encoding uncharacterized protein LOC142986381 isoform X1 has translation MAQADSTCVNDKNLGIKIEGELDDFQIIEEKSDSEDDDKISNKSSRAVDTLSPIPSSLVKPSSSPSVCGNVAVTNSENVVIGNHTIFNGPVTIKQVIQNSSGVENPSYTRTEDDDAPKRQYHEESKHDSSIKTFHIQKWHKITFSAVCIVILGGIFAILSIILSHSGQDDPTSTSISDEDTSTKSNYTKVVGLCYENLNLIIVTIILTPLTFMLMLYTLLTLDGSGGNKKRRDADAIVDDYNPYMKPIKKADPLIIAPDHLRIVSRTDWLAQPVENELDKIRQPVPWVIISHTATESCSSQSECVLRVRLIQMFHIESRNWDDIGYNFLVAGDGSAYHGRGWDYIGAHTLGYNRYSIGISFIGTFNNDPPPKKQLDACIKLLRRGVAIGKLAKDYKLFAHRQLSSTLSPGDKLYDIIKEWPHFVKNFTDVSELLPNY, from the exons ATGGCACAAGCAGACTCTACCTGCGTAAATGACAAAAATCTTGGTATCAAGATCGAGGGTGAGTTGGATGATTTCCAAATAATTGAAGAGAAGAGTGACAGCGAGGATGACGACAAAATAAGCAACAAAAGTTCAAGGGCGGTTGATACGTTGTCACCAATCCCATCAAGTTTGGTGAAGCCTTCAAGCTCACCATCAGTCTGTGGTAATGTGGCTGTGACAAACTCTGAAAATGTAGTTATTGGAAACCATACTATTTTCAATGGTCCTGTGACAATCAAACAGGTTATTCAAAATTCTTCTGGCGTGGAGAACCCGTCGTATACTAGGACTGAGGATGATGATGCACCCAAACGACAATATCATGAGGAGTCCAAACATGACTCAT CTATCAAGACTTTTCACATTCAGAAATGGcacaaaataactttttctgCAGTATGTATTGTGATACTTGGTGGCATATTTGCGATATTGTCTATTATACTTAGCCATAGCGGCCAGGACGATCCTACTTCCACTAGCATCAGTGATGAGGACACTTCCACAAAATCAA ACTACACAAAGGTGGTGGGATTGTGCTATgagaatttaaatttaattatagttaCAATTATATTGACACCATTAACATTTATGTTGATGTTGTACACATTACTAACTTTGGATGGTTCTGGTGGTAATAAGAAAAGGCGAGACGCTGACGCAATAGTGGATGATTATAATCCCTATATGAAGCCTATTAAAAaag CAGATCCATTGATCATAGCACCGGACCACTTGCGGATAGTTAGCCGGACAGACTGGCTGGCTCAGCCAGTGGAAAATGAGTTGGACAAAATCAGGCAGCCTGTGCCATGGGTCATTATATCACATACTGCTACAGAAAGCTGCAGCTCCCAG AGTGAATGTGTACTGCGAGTGCGTCTCATACAAATGTTCCACATAGAGTCGAGGAACTGGGACGACATCGGCTACAATTTCTTGGTGGCAGGCGACGGATCCGCTTACCACGGGCGCGGGTGGGACTACATAGGCGCTCACACTCTGGGCTACAACAGATATAGCATCGGCATCAGTTTCATCGGCACATTTAACAACGACCCACCGCCCAAGAAACAACTCGATGCCTGCATCAAGCTACTCAGAAGAGGGGTAGCGATTGGGAAACTTGCCAaagattataaactatttgctCATCGACAGCTATCGTCTACGCTTAGCCCTGGCGACAAATTATATGATATCATCAAAGAATGGCCacattttgttaagaatttcaCAGATGTTTCCGAACTGCTCCCGAATTATTGA
- the LOC142986381 gene encoding uncharacterized protein LOC142986381 isoform X2: MAQADSTCVNDKNLGIKIEGELDDFQIIEEKSDSEDDDKISNKSSRAVDTLSPIPSSLVKPSSSPSVCGNVAVTNSENVVIGNHTIFNGPVTIKQVIQNSSGVENPSYTRTEDDDAPKRQYHEESKHDSSIKTFHIQKWHKITFSAVCIVILGGIFAILSIILSHSGQDDPTSTSISDEDTSTKSNYTKVVGLCYENLNLIIVTIILTPLTFMLMLYTLLTLDGSGGNKKRRDADAIVDDYNPYMKPIKKDPLIIAPDHLRIVSRTDWLAQPVENELDKIRQPVPWVIISHTATESCSSQSECVLRVRLIQMFHIESRNWDDIGYNFLVAGDGSAYHGRGWDYIGAHTLGYNRYSIGISFIGTFNNDPPPKKQLDACIKLLRRGVAIGKLAKDYKLFAHRQLSSTLSPGDKLYDIIKEWPHFVKNFTDVSELLPNY, encoded by the exons ATGGCACAAGCAGACTCTACCTGCGTAAATGACAAAAATCTTGGTATCAAGATCGAGGGTGAGTTGGATGATTTCCAAATAATTGAAGAGAAGAGTGACAGCGAGGATGACGACAAAATAAGCAACAAAAGTTCAAGGGCGGTTGATACGTTGTCACCAATCCCATCAAGTTTGGTGAAGCCTTCAAGCTCACCATCAGTCTGTGGTAATGTGGCTGTGACAAACTCTGAAAATGTAGTTATTGGAAACCATACTATTTTCAATGGTCCTGTGACAATCAAACAGGTTATTCAAAATTCTTCTGGCGTGGAGAACCCGTCGTATACTAGGACTGAGGATGATGATGCACCCAAACGACAATATCATGAGGAGTCCAAACATGACTCAT CTATCAAGACTTTTCACATTCAGAAATGGcacaaaataactttttctgCAGTATGTATTGTGATACTTGGTGGCATATTTGCGATATTGTCTATTATACTTAGCCATAGCGGCCAGGACGATCCTACTTCCACTAGCATCAGTGATGAGGACACTTCCACAAAATCAA ACTACACAAAGGTGGTGGGATTGTGCTATgagaatttaaatttaattatagttaCAATTATATTGACACCATTAACATTTATGTTGATGTTGTACACATTACTAACTTTGGATGGTTCTGGTGGTAATAAGAAAAGGCGAGACGCTGACGCAATAGTGGATGATTATAATCCCTATATGAAGCCTATTAAAAaag ATCCATTGATCATAGCACCGGACCACTTGCGGATAGTTAGCCGGACAGACTGGCTGGCTCAGCCAGTGGAAAATGAGTTGGACAAAATCAGGCAGCCTGTGCCATGGGTCATTATATCACATACTGCTACAGAAAGCTGCAGCTCCCAG AGTGAATGTGTACTGCGAGTGCGTCTCATACAAATGTTCCACATAGAGTCGAGGAACTGGGACGACATCGGCTACAATTTCTTGGTGGCAGGCGACGGATCCGCTTACCACGGGCGCGGGTGGGACTACATAGGCGCTCACACTCTGGGCTACAACAGATATAGCATCGGCATCAGTTTCATCGGCACATTTAACAACGACCCACCGCCCAAGAAACAACTCGATGCCTGCATCAAGCTACTCAGAAGAGGGGTAGCGATTGGGAAACTTGCCAaagattataaactatttgctCATCGACAGCTATCGTCTACGCTTAGCCCTGGCGACAAATTATATGATATCATCAAAGAATGGCCacattttgttaagaatttcaCAGATGTTTCCGAACTGCTCCCGAATTATTGA
- the LOC142986381 gene encoding peptidoglycan-recognition protein LC-like isoform X4: protein MAQADSTCVNDKNLGIKIEGELDDFQIIEEKSDSEDDDKISNKSSRAVDTLSPIPSSLVKPSSSPSVCGNVAVTNSENVVIGNHTIFNGPVTIKQVIQNSSGVENPSYTRTEDDDAPKRQYHEESKHDSSIKTFHIQKWHKITFSAVCIVILGGIFAILSIILSHSGQDDPTSTSISDEDTSTKSNPLIIAPDHLRIVSRTDWLAQPVENELDKIRQPVPWVIISHTATESCSSQSECVLRVRLIQMFHIESRNWDDIGYNFLVAGDGSAYHGRGWDYIGAHTLGYNRYSIGISFIGTFNNDPPPKKQLDACIKLLRRGVAIGKLAKDYKLFAHRQLSSTLSPGDKLYDIIKEWPHFVKNFTDVSELLPNY from the exons ATGGCACAAGCAGACTCTACCTGCGTAAATGACAAAAATCTTGGTATCAAGATCGAGGGTGAGTTGGATGATTTCCAAATAATTGAAGAGAAGAGTGACAGCGAGGATGACGACAAAATAAGCAACAAAAGTTCAAGGGCGGTTGATACGTTGTCACCAATCCCATCAAGTTTGGTGAAGCCTTCAAGCTCACCATCAGTCTGTGGTAATGTGGCTGTGACAAACTCTGAAAATGTAGTTATTGGAAACCATACTATTTTCAATGGTCCTGTGACAATCAAACAGGTTATTCAAAATTCTTCTGGCGTGGAGAACCCGTCGTATACTAGGACTGAGGATGATGATGCACCCAAACGACAATATCATGAGGAGTCCAAACATGACTCAT CTATCAAGACTTTTCACATTCAGAAATGGcacaaaataactttttctgCAGTATGTATTGTGATACTTGGTGGCATATTTGCGATATTGTCTATTATACTTAGCCATAGCGGCCAGGACGATCCTACTTCCACTAGCATCAGTGATGAGGACACTTCCACAAAATCAA ATCCATTGATCATAGCACCGGACCACTTGCGGATAGTTAGCCGGACAGACTGGCTGGCTCAGCCAGTGGAAAATGAGTTGGACAAAATCAGGCAGCCTGTGCCATGGGTCATTATATCACATACTGCTACAGAAAGCTGCAGCTCCCAG AGTGAATGTGTACTGCGAGTGCGTCTCATACAAATGTTCCACATAGAGTCGAGGAACTGGGACGACATCGGCTACAATTTCTTGGTGGCAGGCGACGGATCCGCTTACCACGGGCGCGGGTGGGACTACATAGGCGCTCACACTCTGGGCTACAACAGATATAGCATCGGCATCAGTTTCATCGGCACATTTAACAACGACCCACCGCCCAAGAAACAACTCGATGCCTGCATCAAGCTACTCAGAAGAGGGGTAGCGATTGGGAAACTTGCCAaagattataaactatttgctCATCGACAGCTATCGTCTACGCTTAGCCCTGGCGACAAATTATATGATATCATCAAAGAATGGCCacattttgttaagaatttcaCAGATGTTTCCGAACTGCTCCCGAATTATTGA
- the LOC142986381 gene encoding peptidoglycan-recognition protein LC-like isoform X3, protein MAQADSTCVNDKNLGIKIEGELDDFQIIEEKSDSEDDDKISNKSSRAVDTLSPIPSSLVKPSSSPSVCGNVAVTNSENVVIGNHTIFNGPVTIKQVIQNSSGVENPSYTRTEDDDAPKRQYHEESKHDSSIKTFHIQKWHKITFSAVCIVILGGIFAILSIILSHSGQDDPTSTSISDEDTSTKSTDPLIIAPDHLRIVSRTDWLAQPVENELDKIRQPVPWVIISHTATESCSSQSECVLRVRLIQMFHIESRNWDDIGYNFLVAGDGSAYHGRGWDYIGAHTLGYNRYSIGISFIGTFNNDPPPKKQLDACIKLLRRGVAIGKLAKDYKLFAHRQLSSTLSPGDKLYDIIKEWPHFVKNFTDVSELLPNY, encoded by the exons ATGGCACAAGCAGACTCTACCTGCGTAAATGACAAAAATCTTGGTATCAAGATCGAGGGTGAGTTGGATGATTTCCAAATAATTGAAGAGAAGAGTGACAGCGAGGATGACGACAAAATAAGCAACAAAAGTTCAAGGGCGGTTGATACGTTGTCACCAATCCCATCAAGTTTGGTGAAGCCTTCAAGCTCACCATCAGTCTGTGGTAATGTGGCTGTGACAAACTCTGAAAATGTAGTTATTGGAAACCATACTATTTTCAATGGTCCTGTGACAATCAAACAGGTTATTCAAAATTCTTCTGGCGTGGAGAACCCGTCGTATACTAGGACTGAGGATGATGATGCACCCAAACGACAATATCATGAGGAGTCCAAACATGACTCAT CTATCAAGACTTTTCACATTCAGAAATGGcacaaaataactttttctgCAGTATGTATTGTGATACTTGGTGGCATATTTGCGATATTGTCTATTATACTTAGCCATAGCGGCCAGGACGATCCTACTTCCACTAGCATCAGTGATGAGGACACTTCCACAAAATCAA CAGATCCATTGATCATAGCACCGGACCACTTGCGGATAGTTAGCCGGACAGACTGGCTGGCTCAGCCAGTGGAAAATGAGTTGGACAAAATCAGGCAGCCTGTGCCATGGGTCATTATATCACATACTGCTACAGAAAGCTGCAGCTCCCAG AGTGAATGTGTACTGCGAGTGCGTCTCATACAAATGTTCCACATAGAGTCGAGGAACTGGGACGACATCGGCTACAATTTCTTGGTGGCAGGCGACGGATCCGCTTACCACGGGCGCGGGTGGGACTACATAGGCGCTCACACTCTGGGCTACAACAGATATAGCATCGGCATCAGTTTCATCGGCACATTTAACAACGACCCACCGCCCAAGAAACAACTCGATGCCTGCATCAAGCTACTCAGAAGAGGGGTAGCGATTGGGAAACTTGCCAaagattataaactatttgctCATCGACAGCTATCGTCTACGCTTAGCCCTGGCGACAAATTATATGATATCATCAAAGAATGGCCacattttgttaagaatttcaCAGATGTTTCCGAACTGCTCCCGAATTATTGA